ATTTGTAATGTCACTAATTGGAACTGAAGTAAAACCGTTTAAAGCACAAGCTTTCCGCAATGGAGAATTCATTGAAGTTACTGATGCAGATCTGAAAGGAAAGTGGAGTGTAGTTTGCTTCTATCCAGCAGACTTTACTTTCGTATGCCCAACTGAGCTTGAGGATTTGCAGAATCAATACGAGACTTTAAAGGGACTTGGTGCGGAAGTGTATTCCGTTTCAACAGATACTCACTTTACACATAAGGCATGGCATGATAGTTCTGAGACCATTGGAAAAATTACTTATACCATGATCGGAGATCCTTCTCATACAATCTCTCGCAACTTCGATGTCCTTATTGAAGCAGTTGGTCTTGCTGATCGTGGTACGTTTATCATTGACCCAGACGGAATCATTCAGACGGTTGAAATCAATGCAGGTGGCATCGGCCGCGATGCGAGCACACTTGTTACTAAAATCAAGGCAGCTCAATATGTTCGAAACAATCCAGGTGAAGTTTGCCCAGCGAAATGGCAAGAAGGTTCTGCCACACTTAAGCCAAGCCTTGACCTTGTAGGAAAGATCTAAGGAGTACATGACATGCTACTCGATGCAGATATTAAGGCACAATTAAACCAGTACCTTCAGCTAATGGAAGGCGAAGTGGTGCTTAAAGTCAGTGCAGGCTCGGATGACGTATCTCGTGACATGCTTGCTCTGATCGATGAATTGACTAGTATGTCTTCGAAGATTACGGTAGAGAAAGCCTCATTATCCAGGACGCCAAGCTTTGGTGTCAATCGTGTAGGCGAAGATACAGGGGTTGCGTTTGCGGGTATTCCTTTGGGACATGAGTTTACTTCCTTAGTCTTAGCTCTACTTCAAGTCAGTGGAAGACCTCCGAAGGTGGAACAAAGCGTCATCGATCAAGTGAAAAACCTGCGCGGGGATTACCACTTTGAATCTTACATCAGCTTGAGCTGCCACAACTGTCCTGATGTTGTTCAGGCGCTGAATGTAATGAGCATCCTTAATCCTACCATTAGCCATACCATGATTGATGGTGCCGTGTTTAAAGACGAAGCAGAAAGCAAAGATGTCATGGCTGTGCCATCAGTCTACCTCAATGGCGAATTCTTTGGCAGTGGTCGTATGACACTCGAAGAAATTCTTGCTAAGCTGGGTAATGCTCCGGATGCATCCGAGCTTACCAATAAGGAACCATTCGATGTACTGGTGATTGGGGGCGGACCTGCCGGTTCTAGTGCAGCTATCTATGCTGCACGCAAGGGGATCCGAACAGGAATCGTGGCGGAGCGCTTCGGTGGTCAAGTAATGGACACCGTAGGAATCGAGAACTTCATCAGTGTGAAATATACGGAAGGTCCTAAACTGGTAGCCAGTTTAGAAGAACATGTGAAAGAATACGGCATCGATGTGATGAAATTACAGCGCGCTAAGCGTTTAGAAAAGAAAGATCTCATCGAAGTTGAATTAGAGAATGGGGCTGTTCTGAAGAGTAAGTCGGTCATTATTTCAACTGGTGCCCGTTGGCGTAATGTGGGGGTTCCAGGCGAGGCCGAATTCAAGAACAAGGGCGTAGCCTACTGCCCTCATTGTGACGGTCCTTTGTTTACAGGAAAAGACGTAGCCGTGATTGGCGGTGGTAATTCCGGTATTGAGGCGGCCATCGATCTCGCTGGGATCGTGAAGCATGTCACGGTTCTCGAATTTATGCCAGAACTGAAGGCTGACGCTGTCTTGCAGAAGCGTCTTTATAGTCTACCTAACGTCACGGTTCTCAAGAACGTTCAGACGAAAGAAATTACCGGTACAGACAAGGTTAACGGTATTTCCTATATCGAGCGTGACACGGGAGAAGTAAAGCACATTGAGTTGCAGGGCGTGTTTGTTCAGATTGGGCTTGTACCCAATACCGATTGGTTAGAAGGCATGGTGGAGCGCAACCGCATGGGCGAGATCATCGTCGATAGCCACGGCGCCACAACCGTACCTGGTGTGTTTGCTGCAGGCGACTGCACCAATAGCCCTTATAAGCAAATTATTATTTCTATGGGATCTGGTGCGAGTGCTGCCTTAGGCGCATTCGATTACCTCATCCGAAATTAATAGAGGTTGTCCCTACAGGTTGGTAAAAACCTTAGGGATCAACCTCTTCTTTTTTGGTCAGTGTCTAATCACTAATCCTATTTGTTAATGGATCTTTCAAAGATAATCTCATATTCTGTAGGTTTACCATGACTATTATAATGGGTCGGCAAAACTTGAACCAATCTCCAACCTTCCTTTGCATATTCATCTATGGTTTCGCGATGTTTAGCCGATGAAAAAAATCCACCTAATGAAGTTTCTACATACTTGTATTCGTACATTTGCTCAAGGACCTCCTATGTTTCCAACGTACCCACTGTCCATAGTACTAGTTAAAGCTCTAGCTTCAACGTCTGTTGATCAACTTTTTTTGCAATTTCAATCATTTTATTTGCAGGTTCTTCGGTTTTAGCTCTCTCATAATGAGTAATACACCAATTCCATACACAATAGAAATAGCCAAAGGCACAAGTGTAAAGGCGAGCTCAATAAAAAAACTACCTAAAATAAAAGAGGACAAACAGGTGCCTAGAGTAACAAAGAGATAAGCCTTGCTTTTGTAAATCCACATATAGGGTAGAAAATGTGAACCGCCTAATAATCCAATGGTAAAGGGCAAGTATTCTGGAATGTTCATATAAACAACAATAAATACAGGAATGAAAAAGGCCTGAGGAGCTGCAACCATTCCTCCCAATGTCCCGAGAGGATTATTCGTCACTAAGAGATTTACATTCATCACTTTGCCTAGTAAGATCCCCAATGGAAAGATGACACTCAGTCCAATAATCCATATAAGATATACCGTTTCCATGGGAAAAATAAAGGGTAGAAAGGTAAACAATAAAAAGATAATGGAACCTGATAATAAAATAGGAAAACCTTTCTTAGCAGTGACTATCATCTCCGTTTGCAATTGTTCAAGTGCTCGATTCATTTCTTCCCCCTTGGAAAATGAAATACTAATTAAGATTAGATTTTACCATTTTTTGCCCTGGCTTGGTAATGAAAAAATAACTGCTTGAAAGATTCACCAACCATTCTTTTTTGCACAAAAATCATTACTTTAGTGTTTAGTTATCACCTGGGATCGTCTGTAAGTCGTTTTTTTGTTTAAGAGGACATTGGTTCCTTTATATCCCCGAAAAAACCTTAAAGAGAAGGTTTTTCGGACACTGAGTCCGCTATTAACTTAAATTTATGGGGAGAAAGCCAGGTTTTGAAAAATAAAGGAATCCATGTCCGCTTGAACTTCCACCTCAGCGATTTTGCCCCATTTAAAGCACCTCATGTCCGCAAACGAAAAAGACCCTATCGCTCGAACTGCAGCAACAAGGTCTTTTTACTTCAACCATCGCATATTCTACTCTCACTTTTTTGTTAATTCGCCTTCGCTTTACGCCCTTCGTGGGTAATATTCACGACAGCACCTTTGAGCCATGGCATCATATAGCGGTCGACACCCCAAGCATAAGCAGCTGTTCCCATGCCTAACAGGATAAAAGCGATCGTTAGCAAGATTGGATTGGTGCTGATCGTTCCTGCTAGAAGGAAGTTCAGGTTCATGAACGCACCAGCATAGAGGGCCACCGTTGTAAACGCACCGAGAATCAGTCCTAAGCCGACAGCTACTTCTCCCCAAGCAACTAAGAAATTGAATAGCTCTACATTTGGAAGCGCGAAGCCTTCAAGAAATGCTGCATACCAGCCTTTTACGATAGGGTTTTCTCCGCCGGCTTTCGCGATGGCGCCGTTTAAATATCCAGTAGCATCAAAATTACCGGTCGCCTTTCCCCATCCTGCAGTCAACCATTGGACTCCTAACCAAATCCGAACAATCGTCCATAAAGGAACCATATAAGTGCTTCTCATCTTTTCCATCATTTTCATCCTATCCTTTCTCTCATTGATAGATTAGGTATTTCATTAAGCATTTGATACTTTTCTGAAGCATTGACTCACCTCCTTGTTACATCTTTAGTATAGTTGATTTCGCTTGATAATGTGATACTCTTCACAAAGTTGAAACGAATTGATCACGAATTATCTATATAAGTTTCACAATTCATCCATAGCCAAGTCGAATGACAAATGAACTTTAAAAACCACCTTCGGTATAGTCCGAAGGTGGTTCCTTTATATAATCTTAAACCTATTCACGTTTTCCTGAAGATCCTTTGACATTTTATTCAACATAGCAGATGAAGATGTGATTTCTTCTATGGAAGCCGTTTGTTCCTGAATAGAGGCTGCTACATGTTGGGTATTTCCTGTAGTTTGTTCAGTTATACCTGCTATACTCTTAATCATTTCAACCATGTTTCGAGAATTATCATTTACTTGTTCGATAATGGCCGCTACTTCTTGTGTTTGAGTAGATACCTCTTGAATGTGTTGAACAATATCTTTAAAAGAAGCTCCCGTTTCATAAATCATTTGTGTACCTTTTTCTACCGTAGTAATTCCGCCATTCATTGAATCAACAGCTCTTATTGTTTCTTCTTGGATCTCGATGATAAGCTCTTTGATATCCCCAGCTGCTACACTAGACTGTTCAGCTAGTTTTCGAACCTCATCAGCAACCACAGCAAAGCCTTTCCCATGTTCTCCTGCTCTCGCTGCTTCTATGGCTGCATTTAAAGCCAACAAATTGGTTTGGTTAGCAATTTGAGTAATAATACCGACAATCTCTCCAATGGCCTTAGACTTTTCACCAAGTGATCCTATTACTTTTGAAGTCTCCATCACCGAATTCTGAATCGAGTCCATTTGTTGTACCGTATCGTTCACCATTTGGGCCCCAACGTCTGCTTTTTTATTTGTCTCCGTTGTTACATTCGCAACAGATTGAATGGCGGTCGAAGTTTGTTCCATTCCTTTGGAAATTTCTAACGCTGATTGTGTAAGCTCCTCTGTACTGTGTGCTTGTCTTTCAGCTCCAAAAACAACCTCCTGAACAGATACAGATATTTGCTCAATCGCCCTATTATTTTGCTCTGCACTCATTTTTAGTTCTTCTGAATAGTTAGCTACTTGAGTAACTGTTTCATTAGTCTTTTCTATAAGACCTCTTAGACTCTCAATCATCGAGTTAAAAGCGCTTGACAACTGACCAATTTCATCCTTTGATTCATAATGAATATAAGAAGTTAAATCACCTTCAGCTGCTTTTTTTGTTGCTAAAACAACCTGATTTAATGGTTTAATCACAATAAATTGTACGAATAAAGTAATGATTGCAGTAGCTACAACTAGAGTAACGAGAGTATTAACATAGACCCCGTAGCTACCCTCAATAAACTTTGATAAGTAAGAGTTTAAGTAGGAGGATATTGGTGAACTAATAAGCAAGCTAATAACAACAGCCGCTATGGTCTTCATCCGTAGGCTACGTTTTACATTAGTGACATTAAAAACTTTGGTTAAATTACCATCTAATGAAAGTAATGAAGCACTGTCTTTTTGTTTATGCATAAATCTCACCCTCCTTTTTTGGTATACCAATTATAACTTATTCTAACCTGCATTTAAAATACCGAAGATGCAGGTATGAAAGACAGGTGCGATTTTTAACGTCAAATAAGTACTACGACAGTTGGAGGCAGAACATGAAAAAACAGCTAAGCGTTTTATTATTGTCCTTATTGTGTGTTGGGTGTGCTTCTGGGGTAAACAAAGCTGTGATTCAGCCCATAGAGTCTAAGGCAGGAAGTGGCTCCGGTATCGTTAAAAAACTAGACGTTCGAATGGAGGGAGAAATGGAGACTGTTGAGGTAGAGATTCCTTTTCAACATGAGGATATCCCCGCTTCTTGGTCTTTTAAAATAGACGGAGAAGAGAAAATAACCATAGACAACACGGAGGATTCCATCGCCCATTACGATATTCAAGTGAAGGACCTCGACCAAGATCAGACAGATGAAATCTTATTCTATCGCTTCCCGGGAGGTTCAGCAGGTGCCGTTCTTCTATCCATTTATAAGCCAGAGAGAGAAGCGTGGAAGCAGCTATTTCATTCCGACTTGGCCCAAGCCTATGGCGATACGAACCGTTTTGATATTCGCTATATAGGGGACTACAAGGTGAGCTTCGAGGATAAGCTTGTTAACCATAAAGTAACCATTTACCTTGATCCAGCGAGATACGAGGGGAATGAAGAATTTCTAAAGGGTATTGCCACATGGATTGATCCTGTTATGAACTATGAAATTAAGGATACAAACGGAGATGGAATCCAAGAAATCATGACGACACAGCGAGTGATCGGTATCAGTCACCCTGATACTCTTGCAGAAATGCTAACGAAGTTTGAACTTGTGGATGGGACCTTTAAACCTGTATCCTATCAGCTTATCCAAGAGCTTGCGTTCGTGCCGCTGCCTTAATTGCATTTACCTTTGTCTCTACGAAAAAAGGGAGTAACTGCTACTCCCTTTTTTAATTGGCTGATATTTAGGCACAAGAATAGGCGAATGACATAGGATGATAGGACATTAATTTAATGATTAGGTGATTTCATTGATGTTTCAAAAATATAGCATGGTTATGGATAAAGAATTGACCCTGCAGATTTTAGATATGAATCGAGTCCCTTGTATAAAATTAGTGGATATTAAAAACGGAGCCTTTGAGTTTCCTATCGTGGGAAGATTTCATGGTCACCATGGGGGAACGGATATCGCCATTGTGCAAAATGCGGAACAAGCAAGAGAAGGTGGATATGATTACTTTACCAAACTATATATTATGGAAAAGGAGTTTAGGGTAGATGTAAACGGGTTGTCCATTATCAAGGTCGAGGCAGCACAGCCGGATGAAGTGATCCTCCAGGAAATTCCGATTCGGACAGAAGAGTTTGGCTGGACTTGGAAAGAATCAAGTTTACCGGAAGGTTGGGATGACTTCGTCATTAGGGCCTTGTATGTGACGGGTTGTACACACGGAACAGTGAAAATCGGCATGACTTCCAAGGGGTCCCCGTTGATTATAGACATTAACCCACTACAGGCCCATCCTATAGAAACAGAGAGTCCTCCAGAAGATTTTAAGATCGGTTTAGATGTGGAGTTTATGCTATGTCATAAAGGAAATTTAATTTCAGCATCGCATTTTCTTCCGATCCAAGGGGATGTAGGCTGTGACCAAAGGCAATTGGAAGGGGACAGCAGCGAATATCCACTTGCGGAAATAAGAACAAAAGCCTCCCTCTATCCATCAGAGGTTTATGAAAGCATACAAAAGCTATTGTCAGACGCCAATGAGAGGGTTCCCTATCAGGATATTGAATTCCGGGCTGGCAGCATGCCTTTTTCAGGATATCAATGCGGAGGTCATCTTCATTTTGATCTTCCGTTAACACTTCCTCTGTTGCGGGCATTGGATCATTATCTAGCGATTCCCATTGCCTTAGTCGATGATACGAGAAAATCCAAGCGACGCTATCGAACCAAACATGGCGGGTTGGGCAGATATCGTCTTAAACCCTATGGGTTTGAATATATCTCCTTATGCTCATGGATTGTTGAACCTGAACTAGCCAAGGCAATTCTACATCTAGCAAAAATCATCGGCCATCACTATCATGAGTTGCCCCATACAACAGAGTTATTTGATCCTCTATTTCAGAGAGCCTACTATCATGGGAATAAGTTATATTTACGAGAATTGTGGAGGATACTACTTCCAAATTTGAAAGAAACAGCAACGTTTATGCGGTATCAATCGGAAATTGAACCTTTAATAGACCGTATTCAGCGCCATGAGGAATGGGCAGCAGACGAGGATATAAGAAAGAATTGGGGATTGTCCGTATCGGATCAGGAATTCAGTCCAGGTGCGGTAGTCAGGTTAAATAAGTTTTTAAGAAAAAAGTATCAACTCGATGTGGGCAGCAAGACATCCCTACAGATGGGCCAGACAACCGCTTTTGCTTCAGTAGGCGCACATCCCTTTGCCTTTCGAAATCAAGACCCCCTCGTCTTGTCCGAGGAGTTGCGAGAAACCTTGCATCTGCCGTCGGAGTGGACCCCATTAGTTTCTATGCAAAGGGATAGACTTACTCTAGGACCGGTTATTGGAATATTAGCAAAACGTCCTTTTGGCAGACAAGAAACATTCTTTCAACTACTAAGCCGAAGAGGACGAGAAAAACAATATCTTGTATACGTCTTTGAACCCCAAGATATCGATTGGGACCGGCTGCTGGTTAAAGGAACTTATTATCTCCGCAGTGAACCGGTTACAGCATGGCTTCCTTTTCCTCAAGTTGTCTATGATCGTTACTTCCTATCCAACGCTAAATCGGATTCCATTCATGAGATAAGGGAGCGTCTGCGTTCTCACCAGGTGAAGTTCCTCAATCCACCCGCGTTATTCGAAATAACAGGTGATAAATGGAGATGCCATAAGTTCCTATCCCATTATCTTTCTGATTATTTGCCAGTGACCGTTCGGTTGGAAAAATCAGAGGATCTGTTTGATATGCTCAATCGGTTTGGGGACATCATGCTCAAGCCCGTTGGCGGAGCTTTAGGACGAGGTATTATTCACATGGTCAGAACCCCAACAGGTATAAAATGGGTAGATGCATACCGAGAAAAGGAAAACCTCTGGAGTCAAGAAGAGGTCCAGGATGAGATCGAACGAATGATGGCTCAATCAACCTTTATTATTCAACAGACGATTGAGCGGAAAACCTATCAGGATTCTTTTGTGGAATTGCGAGTTTGCATGCAAAAAAACAGCCAAGGGAAGTGGATGCGAACCGGTGTGGTTGCCAGGTTAACGAAAGCAGGTATCATCTCGAGAAACCGGGATCAGATTACTCGATCCAGTGTGGTGCTCGAAAAGCTGTACCCTGAAGAAAGCATCCGAAAGCAGATCTCAAATGAAATCTCCCAAATGGCAAGAAAAGCAGCGCATGCTCTAGAGGAAGAAATCGGAGCCTTTGGAGAGTTTGCCCTTGATGTCACCATCGACCAATATGACCGGATTAAGATTATTGAACTGAATGCAAAAGCCGATAATCTATTTTCTTCTATTAAGGCTTATCAATTAAGAAATCT
Above is a genomic segment from Ammoniphilus sp. CFH 90114 containing:
- the ahpC gene encoding alkyl hydroperoxide reductase subunit C — its product is MSLIGTEVKPFKAQAFRNGEFIEVTDADLKGKWSVVCFYPADFTFVCPTELEDLQNQYETLKGLGAEVYSVSTDTHFTHKAWHDSSETIGKITYTMIGDPSHTISRNFDVLIEAVGLADRGTFIIDPDGIIQTVEINAGGIGRDASTLVTKIKAAQYVRNNPGEVCPAKWQEGSATLKPSLDLVGKI
- the ahpF gene encoding alkyl hydroperoxide reductase subunit F; this translates as MLLDADIKAQLNQYLQLMEGEVVLKVSAGSDDVSRDMLALIDELTSMSSKITVEKASLSRTPSFGVNRVGEDTGVAFAGIPLGHEFTSLVLALLQVSGRPPKVEQSVIDQVKNLRGDYHFESYISLSCHNCPDVVQALNVMSILNPTISHTMIDGAVFKDEAESKDVMAVPSVYLNGEFFGSGRMTLEEILAKLGNAPDASELTNKEPFDVLVIGGGPAGSSAAIYAARKGIRTGIVAERFGGQVMDTVGIENFISVKYTEGPKLVASLEEHVKEYGIDVMKLQRAKRLEKKDLIEVELENGAVLKSKSVIISTGARWRNVGVPGEAEFKNKGVAYCPHCDGPLFTGKDVAVIGGGNSGIEAAIDLAGIVKHVTVLEFMPELKADAVLQKRLYSLPNVTVLKNVQTKEITGTDKVNGISYIERDTGEVKHIELQGVFVQIGLVPNTDWLEGMVERNRMGEIIVDSHGATTVPGVFAAGDCTNSPYKQIIISMGSGASAALGAFDYLIRN
- a CDS encoding DUF4177 domain-containing protein, yielding MYEYKYVETSLGGFFSSAKHRETIDEYAKEGWRLVQVLPTHYNSHGKPTEYEIIFERSINK
- a CDS encoding DoxX family protein — protein: MEKMRSTYMVPLWTIVRIWLGVQWLTAGWGKATGNFDATGYLNGAIAKAGGENPIVKGWYAAFLEGFALPNVELFNFLVAWGEVAVGLGLILGAFTTVALYAGAFMNLNFLLAGTISTNPILLTIAFILLGMGTAAYAWGVDRYMMPWLKGAVVNITHEGRKAKAN
- a CDS encoding methyl-accepting chemotaxis protein; amino-acid sequence: MHKQKDSASLLSLDGNLTKVFNVTNVKRSLRMKTIAAVVISLLISSPISSYLNSYLSKFIEGSYGVYVNTLVTLVVATAIITLFVQFIVIKPLNQVVLATKKAAEGDLTSYIHYESKDEIGQLSSAFNSMIESLRGLIEKTNETVTQVANYSEELKMSAEQNNRAIEQISVSVQEVVFGAERQAHSTEELTQSALEISKGMEQTSTAIQSVANVTTETNKKADVGAQMVNDTVQQMDSIQNSVMETSKVIGSLGEKSKAIGEIVGIITQIANQTNLLALNAAIEAARAGEHGKGFAVVADEVRKLAEQSSVAAGDIKELIIEIQEETIRAVDSMNGGITTVEKGTQMIYETGASFKDIVQHIQEVSTQTQEVAAIIEQVNDNSRNMVEMIKSIAGITEQTTGNTQHVAASIQEQTASIEEITSSSAMLNKMSKDLQENVNRFKII
- a CDS encoding YheC/YheD family protein — encoded protein: MFQKYSMVMDKELTLQILDMNRVPCIKLVDIKNGAFEFPIVGRFHGHHGGTDIAIVQNAEQAREGGYDYFTKLYIMEKEFRVDVNGLSIIKVEAAQPDEVILQEIPIRTEEFGWTWKESSLPEGWDDFVIRALYVTGCTHGTVKIGMTSKGSPLIIDINPLQAHPIETESPPEDFKIGLDVEFMLCHKGNLISASHFLPIQGDVGCDQRQLEGDSSEYPLAEIRTKASLYPSEVYESIQKLLSDANERVPYQDIEFRAGSMPFSGYQCGGHLHFDLPLTLPLLRALDHYLAIPIALVDDTRKSKRRYRTKHGGLGRYRLKPYGFEYISLCSWIVEPELAKAILHLAKIIGHHYHELPHTTELFDPLFQRAYYHGNKLYLRELWRILLPNLKETATFMRYQSEIEPLIDRIQRHEEWAADEDIRKNWGLSVSDQEFSPGAVVRLNKFLRKKYQLDVGSKTSLQMGQTTAFASVGAHPFAFRNQDPLVLSEELRETLHLPSEWTPLVSMQRDRLTLGPVIGILAKRPFGRQETFFQLLSRRGREKQYLVYVFEPQDIDWDRLLVKGTYYLRSEPVTAWLPFPQVVYDRYFLSNAKSDSIHEIRERLRSHQVKFLNPPALFEITGDKWRCHKFLSHYLSDYLPVTVRLEKSEDLFDMLNRFGDIMLKPVGGALGRGIIHMVRTPTGIKWVDAYREKENLWSQEEVQDEIERMMAQSTFIIQQTIERKTYQDSFVELRVCMQKNSQGKWMRTGVVARLTKAGIISRNRDQITRSSVVLEKLYPEESIRKQISNEISQMARKAAHALEEEIGAFGEFALDVTIDQYDRIKIIELNAKADNLFSSIKAYQLRNLAAYRPLNYAARLAGFDPTME